In a single window of the Deinococcus aetherius genome:
- a CDS encoding MogA/MoaB family molybdenum cofactor biosynthesis protein — translation MTDDAPHPPPTAHHEAAPRSVRVAVLTVSDTRTPETDTSGAYLLDELRAGGHEVTGYRIVRDEAADIHLALGELMRQAVVVISSGGTGITGRDVTIPVVESLLTKPMPGFGELFRMLSYREVGGAAMLSRAVGGLAGGTLLFALPGSLNAVRTAWEGLLRDELGHLAFEVARHGQPGGG, via the coding sequence ATGACGGACGACGCCCCGCACCCGCCGCCCACCGCGCACCACGAGGCCGCGCCGCGTTCCGTGCGGGTCGCGGTCCTCACCGTGAGCGACACGCGCACCCCGGAGACCGACACGAGCGGCGCCTACCTGCTTGATGAACTGCGCGCCGGGGGCCACGAGGTCACCGGCTACCGGATCGTGAGGGACGAGGCCGCCGACATCCACCTTGCCCTGGGAGAACTGATGCGGCAGGCCGTCGTCGTGATCTCCAGCGGCGGCACGGGCATCACCGGGAGGGACGTGACGATCCCGGTCGTGGAGTCCCTGCTCACCAAACCCATGCCGGGCTTCGGGGAACTCTTCCGGATGCTCTCCTACCGCGAGGTGGGCGGCGCGGCGATGCTCTCGCGGGCGGTGGGGGGCCTGGCGGGGGGCACCCTGCTCTTCGCCCTGCCCGGCAGCCTCAACGCGGTGAGGACCGCCTGGGAGGGCCTGCTGCGGGACGAACTCGGGCACCTCGCCTTCGAGGTCGCGCGGCACGGGCAGCCGGGAGGGGGCTGA
- a CDS encoding DUF3293 domain-containing protein: protein MSGGEERAAFLAASYGTPGERFRLSGERGSAPSWARGRWAVVTAWNPGGRRAEDEDNARAGADLHARVVTAGLSPLPAMNGEGEWEEEALILPGATLRQAAGWGSAFGQAAVLWGVGARVALVWLGPQGRVAGAERFWARRLASSAGDQGDR, encoded by the coding sequence GTGAGCGGCGGGGAGGAGCGGGCGGCCTTCCTCGCCGCGAGCTACGGCACCCCGGGCGAGCGGTTCCGCCTGTCGGGAGAACGCGGCTCGGCTCCCTCCTGGGCGCGTGGGCGCTGGGCCGTCGTCACGGCCTGGAATCCGGGCGGGCGGAGGGCGGAGGATGAGGACAACGCGCGGGCGGGGGCGGACCTCCACGCCCGGGTCGTGACGGCGGGCCTCTCCCCCCTCCCGGCCATGAACGGCGAGGGCGAGTGGGAGGAGGAGGCGTTGATTCTCCCCGGCGCGACGCTGCGGCAAGCCGCCGGATGGGGCAGTGCCTTCGGGCAGGCCGCCGTGCTGTGGGGAGTGGGGGCGCGGGTCGCCCTGGTGTGGCTGGGGCCGCAGGGTCGGGTTGCCGGGGCCGAGCGGTTCTGGGCGCGGCGGCTCGCGTCCTCAGCGGGCGATCAGGGCGACCGCTGA
- a CDS encoding DivIVA domain-containing protein, protein MTRESIMTPFMNASAPKTPPAPADPGLSPRDVRYQEFPSRLQGLDRASVRAFLGRVADGLESLLKERQALHDRLAALEDELQSRREAEDAIRRAVVAAENMSRDLREGARRECESLIEQAQARREAIDREGEARAAELTALHRARLSELEDEFRHRRAELEREHHLLTLERDRAHAERTVYLERAYSERHADLTARLAAARGEYLQFVTQYRALAHAFAELSTRHLPAMDDSALPAGAPLEVHARAVPLPPLPEEHETAREPQVEAQRSP, encoded by the coding sequence ATGACCCGCGAGTCCATCATGACCCCGTTCATGAACGCCTCCGCCCCGAAGACGCCCCCGGCCCCCGCCGACCCCGGCCTGAGTCCCCGCGACGTCCGCTACCAGGAGTTTCCCAGCCGCCTCCAGGGCCTCGACCGGGCCAGCGTCCGCGCCTTCCTGGGCCGGGTGGCCGACGGGTTGGAAAGCCTCCTCAAGGAACGTCAGGCCCTCCATGACCGCCTCGCCGCGCTGGAGGACGAGCTGCAAAGCCGCCGCGAGGCCGAGGACGCCATTCGCCGCGCGGTCGTCGCCGCCGAGAACATGAGCCGCGACCTGCGCGAGGGGGCCCGGCGCGAGTGCGAGTCCCTGATCGAGCAGGCCCAGGCCCGCCGCGAGGCCATCGACCGCGAGGGGGAGGCCCGCGCCGCCGAGCTGACGGCCCTCCACCGCGCCCGACTGAGCGAGCTGGAAGACGAGTTCCGGCACAGGCGGGCCGAACTGGAGCGCGAGCACCACCTCCTCACCCTGGAGCGCGACCGCGCCCACGCCGAGCGTACCGTCTACCTGGAGCGCGCCTACAGCGAGCGCCACGCCGACCTCACGGCCCGCCTCGCCGCCGCCCGGGGCGAGTACCTGCAGTTCGTCACCCAGTACCGCGCCCTCGCCCACGCCTTCGCGGAACTGAGCACCCGCCACCTCCCCGCCATGGACGACTCGGCCCTGCCCGCCGGGGCCCCGCTGGAGGTCCATGCCCGCGCCGTCCCCCTGCCCCCCCTGCCCGAGGAGCACGAGACGGCCCGGGAGCCGCAGGTGGAGGCTCAGCGGTCGCCCTGA
- a CDS encoding BamA/OMP85 family outer membrane protein has protein sequence MRHPHTLALTIVLAAPVAGAQTAATVQDVVVNGTNDLLSNYVKATLSVQPGAALSSVNLRLVEQDVLATGYFKTATADLRTVGGRDTLVITVTPNATIGKVDVSGLTFLPAEGFKSSIAELLNIAPGATLNTGRLDQAKEALAQNYRSEGFPFVPSISARTETQRDGTVNVTFVVDETAPVTRVEVEGVTLLPRETVTNLFRPIYDAKRFTVPAYYAAVEGLQRAYSEAGYLQSGVNTAATSLENGVLRVRVVEGKASAVNLDALGLPAGTVTPTLQTRAGQPLLLSRLQADVRTLSNATGKPVGFALQPDPQNPGQAAVYFGAAEVATGPVRTVAFRGNTRVPTATLAAAVKTKVGDVYSPQLAQEDFLAIRDAYRKAGYEVSTRDAITFENGTLTFNLREVRLAGYELQWQGNHRTQDRVVLRELPKPGGLFNLNELRAGLANVSRLGYVQVVGENVRNDPQNPENVTYVLTVAEANQGIPVSLALSYDSLTGFGGEASYSNPNVFGLGHNVSVTAGAQQNDAGQNLVGNVSYTIPWLDLNFLDFRQNRTSLTTSVGSSVAGNNPLYDTSTGTNVDTGRQYTVRTSGFSVSVGRNLTRNLAGSVGVGTAYRTYFLEPLQSGEMSATTDEQAQALLTPATRTTSLRTGLNYDTTDNPEFPSRGVRASTDLSYNFGVSGNRSVGWTDIEAGVSTYFGLGRTLDKGFGVQTRQQTIAVRANAGTINGTTPSGTGYYVGGGSTPVAARQLRGLENNQLFGTNYVTASAEYRYDFNVTNSFTQGVYGVLFADAGDAWNDNESLSLNYGFGAGVQLNLGFGGARLPSLRFDYGYSPQNTSSKFYFRIGNFW, from the coding sequence ATGCGACACCCCCACACCCTCGCCCTCACCATTGTCCTCGCCGCTCCGGTCGCCGGGGCGCAGACCGCCGCCACCGTGCAGGACGTGGTGGTCAACGGCACCAACGATCTGCTCTCGAACTACGTCAAGGCGACCCTGAGCGTGCAGCCGGGGGCGGCGCTGTCCAGCGTGAACCTGCGCCTCGTCGAGCAGGACGTGCTCGCCACCGGGTACTTCAAGACCGCCACCGCCGACCTGCGGACGGTCGGCGGGCGCGACACGCTGGTGATCACCGTCACGCCCAACGCCACCATCGGAAAGGTGGACGTCTCGGGGCTGACGTTCCTGCCCGCCGAGGGCTTCAAGTCGAGCATCGCCGAACTGCTCAACATCGCGCCCGGCGCCACCCTGAACACCGGGCGGCTCGACCAGGCCAAAGAAGCCCTGGCGCAGAACTACCGCTCGGAGGGCTTTCCCTTCGTGCCGAGCATCAGCGCCCGCACGGAGACACAGCGCGACGGCACGGTGAACGTGACCTTCGTGGTGGACGAGACGGCGCCCGTGACCCGGGTCGAGGTCGAGGGCGTGACCCTGCTCCCCCGCGAGACGGTCACCAACCTCTTCCGCCCGATCTACGACGCCAAGCGGTTCACCGTGCCCGCGTACTACGCCGCCGTCGAGGGCCTGCAACGGGCCTATAGCGAGGCCGGGTACCTCCAGAGCGGCGTGAACACGGCGGCGACCAGCCTGGAAAACGGCGTCCTGCGGGTGCGCGTGGTCGAGGGCAAGGCGAGCGCCGTGAACCTCGACGCGCTGGGGCTGCCCGCCGGAACGGTCACGCCGACCCTCCAGACGCGGGCAGGGCAGCCGCTCCTGCTCTCGCGCCTCCAGGCGGACGTGCGAACGCTGTCCAATGCCACGGGCAAGCCGGTGGGCTTCGCGCTGCAACCCGACCCCCAGAACCCCGGGCAGGCCGCCGTGTACTTCGGGGCCGCCGAGGTGGCGACCGGGCCGGTGCGGACGGTCGCCTTCCGGGGCAACACCCGGGTGCCCACCGCCACCCTCGCCGCCGCCGTGAAGACGAAGGTGGGGGACGTGTACTCGCCCCAGCTCGCCCAGGAGGACTTCCTGGCGATCCGCGACGCCTACCGCAAGGCCGGGTACGAGGTCAGCACCCGGGACGCGATCACCTTCGAGAACGGCACCCTGACCTTCAACCTCCGCGAGGTGCGCCTCGCCGGGTATGAGTTGCAGTGGCAGGGCAACCACCGCACCCAGGACCGGGTGGTCCTGCGCGAGCTGCCCAAGCCGGGGGGCCTCTTCAACCTCAACGAGCTGCGCGCCGGGCTCGCCAACGTGAGCCGCCTGGGCTACGTGCAGGTCGTGGGCGAGAACGTCCGCAACGATCCCCAGAACCCCGAGAACGTGACCTACGTGCTCACGGTGGCGGAGGCCAACCAGGGCATCCCGGTGAGCCTGGCCCTGTCCTACGACAGCCTGACGGGTTTCGGCGGCGAGGCGTCCTACAGCAACCCGAACGTCTTCGGGCTGGGGCACAACGTCAGCGTGACGGCGGGCGCCCAGCAGAACGACGCGGGGCAGAACCTCGTCGGCAACGTCTCGTACACGATTCCCTGGCTGGATCTCAACTTCCTCGACTTCCGCCAGAACCGCACCAGCCTGACCACCTCGGTGGGCAGCTCGGTGGCGGGCAACAACCCGCTGTACGACACCTCGACCGGCACCAACGTCGATACCGGCCGTCAGTACACCGTGCGCACGAGCGGCTTCAGCGTGAGCGTGGGGCGCAACCTCACTCGCAACCTGGCCGGCTCGGTGGGCGTGGGCACGGCCTACCGCACCTACTTCCTCGAACCCCTCCAGAGCGGGGAGATGAGCGCCACCACCGACGAGCAGGCGCAGGCCCTCCTGACCCCTGCCACGCGCACGACCAGCCTGCGCACGGGACTGAACTACGACACGACCGACAACCCCGAGTTCCCCAGCCGGGGCGTGCGCGCGAGCACCGACCTGTCGTACAACTTCGGCGTCTCGGGGAACCGCTCGGTGGGCTGGACGGACATCGAGGCGGGCGTGAGCACCTACTTCGGGCTGGGCCGCACCCTCGACAAGGGCTTCGGCGTGCAGACCCGCCAGCAGACGATTGCCGTTCGGGCCAACGCGGGCACGATCAACGGCACCACCCCCAGCGGCACGGGCTACTACGTGGGCGGCGGCAGCACTCCGGTGGCGGCGCGGCAACTGCGCGGCCTGGAGAACAACCAGCTTTTCGGCACGAACTACGTCACCGCCAGCGCCGAGTACCGCTACGACTTCAACGTCACCAACTCCTTCACCCAGGGTGTCTACGGCGTTCTCTTCGCCGACGCGGGCGACGCCTGGAACGACAACGAGAGCCTCAGCCTGAACTACGGCTTCGGCGCGGGCGTGCAGCTCAACCTGGGATTCGGCGGGGCGCGGCTGCCCAGCCTGCGCTTCGACTACGGCTACAGCCCCCAGAACACCAGCAGCAAGTTCTACTTCCGCATCGGCAACTTCTGGTAA
- the truD gene encoding tRNA pseudouridine(13) synthase TruD yields MVELIVNLAFDWAALAALTDTPGTGGRLRLTPEDFRVEEVPAYGLSGEGEHLYLHLEKTGHTTAHVVRELSAQLGVRDRDVGVAGLKDRHAVTTQWVSVPARFEERLSTFAMDGVRVLATGRHTNKLGLGHLRGNRFVVRVREAPGTAGTAAATLALLAARGVPNYFGPQRFGLKGLNAEEGLRVLRGESRLRDPRVRRFLTTSVQSLVFNRFLSLRLARGLFDRLIAGDMAKKHDTGGVFLVEDPAAESPRAERSEVSATGTLFGKKAKPLTLDAGELEREALSAFGLTPEVFASRRGDRRLTRVFLEAAEVRPEEDGFVVAFTLPRGSFATSVLRELMKTDVDAAGGEPEDGDGETGEEGE; encoded by the coding sequence ATGGTGGAGCTTATCGTGAACCTCGCTTTCGACTGGGCGGCGCTCGCCGCGTTGACGGACACGCCCGGCACCGGGGGACGGCTGCGGCTCACGCCCGAGGACTTCCGCGTCGAGGAAGTACCCGCCTACGGGCTCTCGGGCGAGGGCGAGCACCTCTACCTCCACCTGGAGAAGACCGGGCACACGACCGCCCATGTGGTGCGCGAACTCTCGGCCCAGCTCGGCGTGCGCGACCGCGACGTGGGGGTGGCAGGGCTCAAGGACCGCCACGCCGTCACGACCCAGTGGGTCAGCGTGCCCGCACGGTTCGAGGAGCGGCTGAGCACCTTTGCGATGGACGGGGTGCGGGTGCTGGCGACGGGGCGGCACACGAACAAGCTGGGACTGGGCCACCTGCGGGGCAACCGCTTCGTGGTGCGGGTGCGGGAGGCGCCGGGCACGGCGGGAACGGCGGCGGCCACGCTCGCCCTCCTCGCCGCGCGGGGGGTGCCGAACTACTTCGGGCCGCAACGCTTCGGTTTGAAAGGCCTGAACGCGGAGGAGGGCCTGCGGGTGCTGCGCGGCGAGTCGAGGCTGCGCGACCCCCGCGTGCGGCGCTTCCTCACGACGAGCGTGCAGAGCCTGGTGTTCAACCGCTTCCTGAGCCTGCGCCTCGCGCGCGGCCTCTTCGACCGCCTCATTGCGGGCGACATGGCGAAGAAGCACGACACGGGCGGCGTCTTCCTCGTCGAGGACCCCGCCGCCGAGTCCCCCCGCGCCGAGCGGAGCGAGGTGAGCGCCACGGGCACCCTCTTCGGCAAGAAGGCGAAACCGCTGACGCTGGACGCAGGCGAGCTGGAACGCGAGGCGCTGTCCGCCTTCGGCCTGACCCCCGAGGTCTTCGCCTCGCGCCGGGGGGACCGCCGCCTGACCCGGGTGTTTCTGGAGGCGGCGGAGGTCCGGCCCGAGGAGGACGGCTTCGTGGTGGCCTTTACCCTCCCGAGGGGCAGCTTCGCCACGAGCGTCCTGCGCGAACTCATGAAGACCGACGTGGACGCGGCGGGCGGCGAGCCGGAGGACGGGGACGGGGAAACCGGGGAGGAGGGAGAGTGA
- the guaA gene encoding glutamine-hydrolyzing GMP synthase, whose amino-acid sequence MSVVILDFGSQFTRLITRRFRELGAYSVILPGGSSLERIAQEDPRGIVLSGGPNSVYDPQSPRPAPGVLDLPVPILGVCYGMQFLAHEAGGDVRRVGKREYGKADLTRYGGQLFAGIQGEFIAWMSHSDSVTRLPQGYEVVAETEDTPVAAIENPVTRRYGVQFHPEVVHTPKGGQLLANFLEICGVNRDWNAQHIVDELVEEVRAQVGGGRVLLAISGGVDSSTLGLLLARAIGDRLTAVFIDHGLLRLGEREQVEAALKPLGVNLITVDARKEFLGHLEGVSDPEQKRKIIGREFIRAFEREAREHGPFDFLAQGTLYPDVIESAGGLSADKSGAANIKSHHNVGGLPDDLQFRLVEPFRTLFKDEVREIAKLLGLPDQIRMRHPFPGPGLAIRCLGAITEEKLDILKRVDDIFISGLREFGLYDGCSQALAILTPIQSVGVMGDGRTYSYTAALRAVTTDDFMTAEWARLPYDFLATMSNRIVNQVHEVNRVVYDITGKPPATIEWE is encoded by the coding sequence GTGAGCGTCGTCATCCTCGACTTCGGCAGCCAGTTCACGCGCCTGATCACCCGGCGCTTCCGGGAACTCGGCGCGTACAGCGTGATCCTTCCGGGCGGCTCAAGCCTGGAGCGCATCGCACAGGAAGATCCCCGGGGTATCGTCCTCTCCGGCGGCCCGAACAGCGTGTATGACCCCCAGTCGCCCCGCCCCGCCCCCGGGGTCCTCGACCTGCCCGTCCCCATCCTGGGCGTGTGCTACGGGATGCAGTTCCTCGCCCACGAGGCGGGCGGCGACGTGCGGCGGGTCGGCAAGCGCGAGTACGGCAAGGCCGACCTGACCCGGTACGGCGGCCAACTCTTTGCCGGAATTCAGGGCGAGTTCATCGCCTGGATGAGCCACAGCGACTCGGTGACGCGGCTCCCCCAGGGCTACGAGGTCGTCGCCGAGACGGAGGACACGCCGGTCGCCGCCATCGAGAACCCGGTCACCCGGCGTTACGGGGTGCAGTTCCATCCCGAGGTCGTCCACACGCCCAAGGGCGGGCAACTGCTCGCCAACTTCCTCGAAATCTGTGGCGTGAACCGTGACTGGAACGCCCAGCACATCGTCGACGAACTCGTGGAGGAGGTCCGGGCGCAGGTGGGGGGCGGGCGGGTCCTCCTCGCCATCAGCGGGGGGGTGGACTCCAGCACCCTCGGCCTTCTCCTCGCGCGGGCCATCGGCGACCGCCTCACCGCCGTCTTCATCGACCACGGCCTGCTGCGCCTGGGCGAGCGGGAGCAGGTGGAGGCGGCCTTGAAGCCCCTGGGCGTCAACCTGATCACGGTGGACGCGCGAAAGGAGTTTCTGGGCCACCTGGAGGGCGTCTCCGACCCCGAGCAGAAGCGCAAGATCATCGGGCGCGAGTTCATCCGGGCCTTCGAGCGCGAGGCGCGGGAGCACGGCCCCTTCGACTTCCTCGCCCAGGGCACCCTCTACCCGGACGTGATCGAGTCGGCGGGGGGGCTGTCGGCCGACAAGTCCGGCGCGGCGAACATCAAGAGCCACCACAACGTCGGCGGCCTGCCCGATGACCTTCAATTCAGGCTCGTCGAGCCCTTCCGAACCCTCTTCAAGGACGAGGTGCGGGAGATCGCCAAATTGCTCGGCCTTCCCGACCAGATCCGGATGCGCCACCCCTTCCCCGGGCCCGGCCTGGCGATCCGCTGCCTGGGCGCCATCACTGAGGAGAAACTGGATATCCTCAAGCGGGTGGACGACATCTTCATCTCCGGGCTGCGCGAGTTCGGCCTGTACGACGGCTGCTCGCAGGCCCTCGCCATCCTGACGCCGATCCAGTCGGTCGGGGTGATGGGCGACGGGCGCACGTACTCGTACACCGCCGCCCTGCGTGCCGTGACCACCGACGACTTCATGACCGCCGAGTGGGCGCGGCTCCCGTACGACTTCCTGGCGACGATGAGCAACCGCATCGTCAATCAGGTCCACGAGGTCAACCGCGTGGTTTACGACATCACCGGCAAGCCGCCCGCCACCATCGAGTGGGAGTGA
- a CDS encoding peptidase associated/transthyretin-like domain-containing protein codes for MKPIGPYVAARDLTGELPGGEVRTFRATDRLTGMPVLLHVLSRVVILPELPHDPALLPFTDSGVDGETVYLATELAPHAVPASDPLLAARGALAGLAALHDSGLTHGGVGPAQLWSVDGRVALAGAGLPWGRGNTPQDDLRDLAATLERLGGIPRSLQDASESLSARELLARLSPSAAPPPTPPAEAPASTDHHPGYDGTPIVLGEADSGEGSPPEPRSPGRKGGKGRGSWRLPNLGRSSGVGAGPETGPPPASPEPGPVDQPVTVQVPAVPPVVEPVAPEVPRVVRLGSGGEGPAREGAARGERPALTASPAREVVAAPPPLVDINLGEADLEALAADQQDLASLRESLRETAGLPPEPDSLIAAAIRHQAEGRPRPAASGGTTPRRVVDKPVRIGWEDDHSWRVVRTGQSAPPRSRSVPRWLGPALALAALLLLVALVWVLLAARGPRADVRSPQARVAGACCDVRFTVRGGAGVPVRLSVVSAPEGSGVSPGAAVGTVPGPVRLPGPGTYTLRVAAEGYSPSTVTITAPTAQPIAIDLGL; via the coding sequence GTGAAGCCCATCGGCCCCTACGTCGCCGCACGTGACCTGACGGGCGAGCTGCCCGGGGGTGAGGTGCGGACCTTCCGCGCCACCGACCGCCTCACCGGAATGCCGGTGCTGCTCCACGTGCTCAGCCGGGTGGTGATCCTTCCGGAACTGCCCCACGACCCGGCCCTGCTTCCCTTCACCGACTCGGGCGTGGACGGCGAAACCGTCTACCTCGCCACCGAACTGGCCCCCCATGCCGTCCCCGCCTCCGACCCCCTCCTCGCGGCGCGCGGGGCGCTCGCCGGACTCGCCGCCCTGCACGACTCAGGCCTCACCCACGGCGGGGTGGGGCCCGCCCAATTGTGGAGCGTGGACGGCCGGGTGGCGCTGGCCGGGGCTGGGCTGCCGTGGGGCCGGGGCAACACGCCGCAGGACGACCTGCGCGACCTCGCCGCGACCCTGGAACGGCTCGGCGGCATCCCGAGGTCCCTGCAAGACGCTTCCGAGAGCCTCTCCGCCCGCGAACTCCTGGCCCGCCTGAGCCCGTCCGCCGCGCCCCCGCCCACCCCCCCCGCCGAGGCTCCCGCCTCCACCGACCATCATCCCGGCTACGACGGCACCCCCATCGTGCTGGGGGAGGCGGACTCGGGCGAGGGGTCGCCCCCCGAGCCCAGGTCACCCGGCCGCAAGGGGGGCAAGGGCCGGGGGAGTTGGAGGTTGCCGAACCTCGGCCGCTCGTCCGGGGTGGGGGCTGGCCCCGAGACCGGGCCGCCGCCCGCCTCACCGGAACCCGGGCCCGTGGACCAGCCGGTCACCGTTCAGGTGCCCGCCGTCCCGCCCGTGGTCGAGCCCGTGGCGCCCGAGGTGCCCCGGGTCGTCCGGCTCGGCTCCGGCGGCGAGGGGCCCGCCCGGGAGGGGGCGGCGCGGGGCGAGCGCCCGGCCCTGACCGCCTCTCCCGCCCGTGAGGTCGTCGCGGCCCCGCCGCCCCTGGTGGACATCAACCTGGGGGAGGCCGACCTGGAGGCGCTGGCCGCCGACCAGCAGGACCTGGCGTCCCTGCGCGAGAGCCTGCGCGAGACGGCGGGCCTTCCCCCCGAGCCCGACTCGCTCATCGCCGCCGCGATCCGCCACCAGGCCGAGGGGCGCCCCCGCCCGGCCGCGAGCGGGGGGACCACCCCCCGGCGCGTGGTGGACAAACCCGTCCGCATCGGCTGGGAGGACGACCACTCCTGGCGGGTGGTCCGGACCGGGCAGAGCGCGCCTCCCCGCTCCCGGAGCGTGCCCCGCTGGCTGGGGCCCGCCCTCGCCCTCGCGGCCCTGCTCCTGCTCGTGGCGCTCGTGTGGGTGCTCCTCGCCGCCCGGGGCCCGCGCGCCGACGTCCGCTCCCCCCAGGCGCGGGTGGCCGGGGCGTGCTGCGACGTGCGCTTCACCGTGCGCGGCGGGGCAGGTGTGCCCGTGCGGCTGAGCGTCGTCTCCGCCCCCGAGGGGTCCGGCGTGTCCCCGGGAGCGGCGGTCGGCACCGTGCCCGGCCCCGTGCGTCTCCCCGGCCCCGGCACCTACACCCTGCGCGTCGCCGCCGAGGGGTACAGCCCCAGCACCGTCACCATCACCGCCCCGACCGCGCAGCCCATCGCCATCGACCTCGGCCTGTAA
- a CDS encoding YggS family pyridoxal phosphate enzyme codes for MSLPEVLAGLREAEAESNRPPGSVRLVAVTKGQGLAAIREHVLAHAGLQPGGFPLGEGRAQELRDKVAEFAAVGFTGTEWPEIEWPGIEWHYIGPLQLNKVKYMRAVTLIHALEDVRQAQALADAAAKWGRAPDVLLQLHNGEPQKHGVPPENLRAVYEGVAATGLTVRGLMVMAPDTGDEAAVTRVFADTARRAHDLGLGELSMGMSGDYPLAVRAGATLVRVGTRLFS; via the coding sequence ATGAGCCTGCCCGAGGTCCTGGCCGGACTGCGCGAGGCCGAGGCCGAATCAAACCGCCCCCCCGGCAGCGTGCGCCTCGTCGCCGTGACGAAGGGGCAGGGGCTGGCGGCGATCCGGGAACACGTGCTCGCCCACGCGGGGCTTCAGCCCGGGGGCTTCCCGCTCGGCGAGGGCCGCGCCCAGGAGTTGCGCGACAAGGTGGCCGAGTTCGCGGCGGTGGGCTTCACGGGGACCGAGTGGCCCGAGATCGAGTGGCCCGGTATCGAGTGGCACTACATCGGGCCGTTGCAACTCAACAAGGTCAAGTACATGCGGGCCGTGACCCTGATTCACGCCCTGGAGGACGTGCGGCAGGCCCAGGCCCTCGCCGACGCCGCCGCGAAGTGGGGACGCGCCCCCGACGTGCTGCTGCAACTCCACAACGGCGAGCCGCAGAAGCACGGGGTCCCCCCGGAGAACCTGCGCGCGGTGTACGAGGGGGTGGCGGCAACCGGCCTGACCGTGCGCGGCCTGATGGTGATGGCTCCCGACACGGGGGACGAGGCGGCGGTCACGCGCGTCTTCGCCGACACGGCCCGCCGGGCGCATGATCTCGGGCTGGGTGAACTCAGCATGGGAATGAGTGGCGACTATCCCCTGGCCGTGCGGGCGGGGGCGACGCTGGTGCGGGTGGGGACCCGGCTCTTCTCATGA